In Citrus sinensis cultivar Valencia sweet orange chromosome 3, DVS_A1.0, whole genome shotgun sequence, the sequence TTaggaaagaataaaaaatgaattagggtagttttgaaaataaatagagaTAATTGAGGAGTGTGGACTGTTGATATAGACTGAGGGgtttaaatattattactcAAAATTATGCACCTATGTGTGACAGCCCACATAGAGACGGGCAATATCTAGTTTAGTTCTCAAGAAATAAAACcgaaatcaaacaaaaccttCAAAACTGGACCGAAATAATTTAGTTCTATTCGATCTTgaaattcggttcggtttggttcaCTTTTAAAATTCGGTTCCATTAACCCCACAGCAAATTCGTTGCTTTCATTAACACGTAATCACAAGCCACAAATCATCAAAAACCCAGCAGGCCAACACTTTtcaactaaataattaaagagattACCAAATTCccataaaacaaataatgaaaCCCTTCGGGGAAAAAAATTCCCAGAATCAGTTCTAAAAATCAAAGTTTTGATCAACTAATCCTAATCTTGTGatcccaaataaaaaaaaattaaggaaaaaaaaagcaatagcaaagaaaaaaaattgaacacaACTCAGTAGTACTCACCTTCACCGGCACGACAGCAACAACAGATGACGACAGGAGATAAGCAGTGGTGGATACTTGCATTGTGAGTGATGGACGATGGTGGCTTGTTGGTTCAATCATGAGTGACAGTGGTGGATGCTTGAATCATGAGTGATGAGTAATGGGTATTTGAATCTTGAGTGAGGGACGGTGGTGCCAGTAAGGATGGTGGCTGAGTGAAGTGAGAGTGTGAGACAGACAATGAGGGACTGAGGAAGGggaatttttttccaaatttagaaacaaactgaataattgattttatttatttatattttttaattaagagatatcttttaattcaatttaccAAACCCACAGAGATGCTAGTTCGATTTAATTTTGAGCCGAACCGAACATAAACTAATGAGTCTTCTATTTATAAATCATTTAGTTTTTACTTTCTGaaccaaaccgaaccaaattgagaaattttaatTCGATTCGACAAAAACTGAATTGAATGCCCACTCCTAAACTCAAATGACATGAATTATAGACCAATATTATTCGATCTTGTTGTTTTCTCTCATCAGACCCTTTTTCTGAATGCCAAAATTACTCTATTCCTTAAAAACTAttgcttttaatttcaatttctcctgtgagttgaaataaaaaaaaaatcctgtCTAATTAGTCTGTTTGTCCCAAttctcaaaacaaaaatggtcATACCACATGATAAAGCCTCAATTGAAGTCAATTTTAGCAATCATAATAGTCAATGgaccaaaaaaacaaaaggagaATTAGGGAGAGCTTAGAACAATTACGCAAAATTACTAAAAGAATTTACGGCATAGGAGGAGGGCTTGCCTCTTTTATTTCACCGCCCTTGTTTCTTTTGCGTTTTTATGATCACGCATGATGCGACCACATGGTTTAAAGCCAGAATTGATAATGTCATTAGCCATGATGTCAACTCGGACACACCCATGATCCAGAATTCAACGCATCTCTCTAAACGATCATTCAAGTTTAGCaatttacacacacacacacacacattaacCGTGATTCACCGAAGATTAGGATATAATATCCAAtccaaacatttttattaatttttttttcctcaaacaATGATATACTTTGTACATTTGTATCAAATAAGTCGCTGCAATGCTTTTCTATTGAATGACCAAATTATCCTTGTAGTTTTGAGatataaatacttattttaatcttttcaacGCGACTAAGAAcgtaaaatttgatttatttatacaagTAGGTTTCTCACTTCATCTATCTCTCTTCTTATGCctctcaaaacttttttttttttaaagttttttgtCAAAAACGTTTGGCCTCATTTTTTCCCTATCGGATGATGTGTCATCGTAATTCCTATCAATCGGAAGAATCAACAATGATGATGAGGGATGGTGAGGAATATTGTGAACGAATTAGCCACGATTATGCACAAGCATGCCAACTATATTCTTATTTGGAAAAACAATGAAAGTTCCAGGGATCCAAATGTTATTAACCCTATTcattatttagattttaagaACACACAGGAAATCAAGATCTTCATTTAATGGTAGTTAGGccgtgataaaaaaaaatacactacCACAAAAGTTAGCAAATGAAGCCGATTTGACTTTTTTTCTCACTTTGCTCGCTGCACGATCGATGTTAGTGGTCAAAAATAAGACAACATGATAACATATAGAATTTTGCACACAGTGGCCATCTTACCAGCCAAACGCTAATAATGAGTTCTATATGTCACTGCCATgttcaaaatttctttcacAAGTTGTTGTGGGTATTGccattaaatttcttttagttttttgcGTCAACAACACCAATTCCTAACCGTTCACATGACAGGGCGAGTCAATTAAAGCTTCGTGGTTGCTTTTGCTAGCAGAGAAACGAATGAGAAATCTTCACGGAAAAGCCGTAAGATAAGACAGTGAACTTGAAGCTAGGTACATGTAATCGTTAATGAGTGTTCCTTAGCTTACATTGATTTCCCTCAAAACCATCATGCCAACGGAGATTCTCAGCTCTGCAATGGTGATATCTCTCCTAGAAACTTAATCTGAACTAATAATAAAGTATCATTTGTAAAGCTTCTGAATCATTATAGTTTAGCATAGGTccattcatatatatatatatatatatatgagtgaTGCGCGCAGGAgcaaaaaattgaaggggtcaTTTAACATGTGGTTTGAGCCAAAGAAACAATAGGGGGTAACTATCAATGGCATTCTCCACGTTGTCTTTTAAGATTTTGCGTCGTAATATACGGCATGCTCcatgaattaaaaaacaattacatGAATACGTACCTGTAGAGTGCGAATGCGGGAGCGGAAGAACCAAGGTTGAATAGGCTCTTTTAACAATGCCTAGACCAAAAGGTAAtagttgaaacttgaaataaCTCATGGAGAGTGTTgatataatttactaataatagtaaatgAATGTTGATGAAATCAGTTAAACATATATCCACGGATAAGACACATAGTCATTGGATTTGGGATCATTCATTTATAGTTGTAATTAGACTATTAAtggaatgaataaatttcTCTGATATTTTCTCATAGCTACCcatatttctttcactttGTTCTTATCATTGACCAAACACATTATTATCACAAGTAAGCAACAAagtaaaacaaacaacaatgaacgatagattttattattttttttcaacacaatgaaaatcaaaactcGCAATTTCAGTTTAGATTAGAGTCATCAATTTCCTTTTACTGCCACCCTTTTAGACAATGAAGCGTTGTCGCTTTTAATCCgtaaaattatatcaaactGAAGCATTAATTAAAAGTAGTCCATTTAATAGTTATCGCTTATCAGGTAGCGAATATTTCAATCGATGGGGTACATCAAGGCTAGAAGCAGCCACAGACCTAAAATGCAAGACCAACAATGTGCTTTTTGCGCTAATCATGCAACCAAAATGCTCGTCACTTAAGTCCAACAGGTTCTCAGTCAATCCGAAGCTCACAGTTTTTAAACAAACTACCAATGGATTAATtcatccacaaaaaaaaaaaaaaaaaaaaaaagaagcaggAATCGCTCTGAAGAAACTCATGGTGaacaaaaagttatttttttcaatgatgACGATGATGTAGTGTCTGTTAGAACTTTGAAGAGGAAAAAAGATGAGGCGAAAAGTGATCCCACTGTTGACTCGTTCTTTGTGGGatccttttttctctttttgaagTCATATATGAGATGAGCCGGCAAATTAAGGCGagtgctttttgttttgttttctactgtattgtattaattgcGTCTCTTCTTAATTCAAACTTGCACACATCTCTCCACCACTACCGAGTCGTGAGATTATGAAGTAGCCAGCACTCACTCTCACAAAGTCACAAATTAAGTACCGTTtcagaaattttagaataaattaaaggaaatataattaatttatgtacgTATGTACGATAaatataacttaattttatatgacTACTATTGTACttatatattagttttttttaaaaaaataaatagtataatattatttacttattagataataaacaTAGTACCTcattagtattttaaattttctccaCTTAACTTTAATCtttatcccttttttttttttaatttactgccACTTTTTGctgttctttttcttgttcttgtttcattttttttattgactattattaatcttttttatttgaaggaaACAGGAACCGATTCACCGATTCATGTGAATTATGCCCATCTCAATTTTCTCAACTATAAGTAGAAATTGAAGTAGCAGCTAACCAAACGCGCAAGCTGTCTTCTCTTCACATTGCTGTtgctataaaatataaatttgctTTCATGGATAATTAGGTCGGCTTCAAAGTTAAGCGTCATCTAATAGTGAAAGCATTAATTAGTGATTTTATAACATCTTTATAAGGTAAGCATGTTTCCATTATTAGTTTTGAAGATATCAAGCTCCTTCAAATTGGACATATATATTCCTTTTTAATTGGGCAAAAATGTCAAGGTGGTGGTTCTCAATCACAAGCTTAAATTCACCAAGTAAATATCAAGGATCTGTCAATATCTTggacttatattatttattgatgcTTTTGGTTTCAATAAGGTcttctaaaaatattatccaatcaaaattatgaaaaattcttACACACGCCTAATTTTGcatcaaatataaaagaaatatcaGCCGAGCCGCCTAATCTAAACAgtcattataaaaattaactacgATTGTTGTATATGACACTTTTACAGTTTTGTAACGCGCATTTTTGTTTGGATTTTAAAAAGATGGATTCTTGATGGGAATATAATTTAGCATCGTTCCAAAGAATAATAGTGTGTTAATTTGACTTAGCACCCCATTCATTCACGGCCAAATTGAGTAGAATACAATAGGTATTTCTAACTCTATTTTTTCTAGAATGTTAGTGTGATACATATCAATATGCACAATCAATCTTACTCattatttggtttttttttttttttttaattcttgtaGGTCCTTCGAGCTAAGGACAACATCTATGCAAAGTGATGCCGgcataagaaattaaataattctaATGTATGCAGTTGGGTAATCTGACCCAGTGGTTAATTCGTTCCACGCAACCCTTCTTTTACACAAGTGGAGTGGGCATAATCTTATTGACCATTGCTTCAGAGCCTCGGTGTTtctacaattttctttttaaaaagggtgtttctataaataataaatttgattagCAAACTTTTATTAGAGAAAACTATAACAATTCTCCTCAAATAAtgcaagaaattttattttttaagatattccgcaaaaaaaaaaaaaaaagcattgatttttcagtttttttggtttggtgTACGACGAAGTGATCACAATAGGATACATCCTTTCTGACAAAACTAATGACTCTGATTGAACCGTCATGCGTCAGAAAGACAACCACCTGTTATGTTACCTTCTTTCAAAGCAGTTACTTATATTTGTTTAGCCATTTAAGCAACCTggtttaacaattaatatttaacaaataaataaaattgtagcATAAATATGGACAAAGATTTGCTGGAAAATTCAAGACTGGGCAAAAGTTGAAAAAGCAAGAAATAAAGTCACCCATTTACACTGCGCACACAAcacattcatttatttcaaaagcaaATGAATTGTGACCGAAACTTCCATACATATTTCCCTCTGAACCTGACTCGGCTGACACTTTAGTCACGCCAATCCAAAACACTCTTGATTTTTTTGGTCTCATTAAAACGATAAATTTACACCCTTTTTCAGAATTCCCAAATGAGGTAATAAAGTTAAtgtaaataacataaggcTCCATGTCTActaaacttaatttttactGGTTACTGGTTAGCAGATCTGTAAGTAAAGTTTGAATGAAACAGTTTCGGAGAGAGACAGAGGGAGAAGCAGAGCAAAGagatgtataaataaataaaattatggagTATTTGATAAAAACAAGAACTGATATGGAACAGAGGCAGATGAGGTAACAGTGAACGGTCAGGTAGCAGAATGAATGAGCTTCTTCTCATGAACTGTAAACAATGCCAGTAACCGACAGGTAGAAGGTATTATTTCTATTAGTAAAAatatgcttctttttttttttttcaaatatgtcAACTTACTTTGAGATGGAccttttttttacattaagaAAAAGATTGGTGAAACAATCAAGCTAAAAGAACTTGACCTGAACCCATCAACTACAATGCTCCAATATTGGTGATGAACaatgaaaatcattttggttTCTGAATCATCAGTTGTTACAGAAACAGAACAtgacaaaatttgaaagagaTGACGAGTTACAGTTAGAACATTTAGAACAAACagttctaaaaatatataattaaaagaagcCAAACAAAAACCAGTTGACCGTAAGTAATGGCATAATTTTAGATCCaaaaggaagagaaaaaaataaaggacaaaATTCTTTACCTTTAGatcaaatattttgttctGTAATTCACCGTTTGATGTGGTTTACAAATTCAGCATCAGAAACGGCAGACAGCTCAATCTGGCTAATATCGTCGTCGTCAATTGGTGCTGGGAGATTAAGATCTATCAGATTTTCTCCTAACTTCGTGGAAGCAGAAGCACTTCTAGCAGAGGTGCTTGCCACTAAACCAGTTACATGAGTTCTCTTATGCCCACCAAGTGCTTGCCCAGATGAAAAAACTCGGAAACAAACTGGACATTCATGAACTTTTTTAACTGACAATGGTGGTGAAGCAAGATTGATTGAAGCACCTGCATTTTCTTGGTCAAGCTCAGTTTCTTGAACCGGTGTGtaaaatttgatctttttaTGACTCGCTCGATGCCCGCCTAAAGCTTGATAAGATTTAAACACTTTCTTGCATGTTTCGCACTTGTATTTTCCCCTACTTCGATTCTTATTGTTAAAAGACTTGAACTCCTCTGATTCATCAGTTTCATCCATTGACTTTTCagcttcttcatcttcatattcatcatcatcttgttGTCGAAACATTATTAAGTCATGatgatgttgttgttgcttttcttttcttttccatttatCCCTCGAAAGCATCATAAGACAGTAAGCGACATCTTCTTCTGTTGTAGTGTCGGAGATGGAACTAACCGGTTCTGGCTCATGACCCCACAACGACGACTCAATGGTATTCTTGCTCTTGTTCAATTTAAGCTTCTTTATTATATCAAGTTCCTGTCTATGTTGTTGCTCCAGTTTCCGAGTCCGTTTGGATCGTCTCCGAGTTGGGTTCTTGGATGACTCAGTCTCACTTTCTCTGTCTTGCAGAACAACAGAGGCAGAGGCAGCGGCAGCGGCAGCAGCAGAGGCATCAACAACACCAAAAGAGAATTCAGGATCTACC encodes:
- the LOC102607315 gene encoding zinc finger protein ZAT9-like gives rise to the protein MEKHKCRLCFKNFSNGRALGGHMRSHMLNLPIPQKIQEEEEEREHRPHHQQLSFEIETESASSPSSSTSPSEEDDEEKSLFYGLRENPKRSIRLVDPEFSFGVVDASAAAAAAASASVVLQDRESETESSKNPTRRRSKRTRKLEQQHRQELDIIKKLKLNKSKNTIESSLWGHEPEPVSSISDTTTEEDVAYCLMMLSRDKWKRKEKQQQHHHDLIMFRQQDDDEYEDEEAEKSMDETDESEEFKSFNNKNRSRGKYKCETCKKVFKSYQALGGHRASHKKIKFYTPVQETELDQENAGASINLASPPLSVKKVHECPVCFRVFSSGQALGGHKRTHVTGLVASTSARSASASTKLGENLIDLNLPAPIDDDDISQIELSAVSDAEFVNHIKR